A region of Streptomyces sp. NBC_01264 DNA encodes the following proteins:
- a CDS encoding helix-turn-helix domain-containing protein yields the protein MPTFSPARLTAARLQAGLGMPQLGSLVGRTSSAVWNYEVGKSVPPAAIVKLIAEAVGLPVSGLYEPDPTDPVLRALRDLECDTDTDSAPPQGWTRRDASEPTPA from the coding sequence ATGCCCACATTCAGCCCCGCCCGCCTGACCGCCGCGCGCCTCCAGGCCGGACTCGGCATGCCCCAGCTGGGCTCGCTCGTCGGCCGGACATCGTCGGCGGTCTGGAACTACGAGGTCGGCAAGTCCGTCCCGCCCGCGGCCATCGTCAAGTTGATCGCTGAGGCTGTCGGCCTCCCGGTCAGCGGCCTGTACGAGCCGGACCCCACCGACCCCGTCCTCCGGGCCCTGCGCGACCTGGAGTGCGACACCGACACCGACAGCGCACCACCGCAGGGGTGGACCCGGCGCGACGCCTCCGAGCCCACCCCTGCCTGA
- a CDS encoding tyrosine-type recombinase/integrase, translating into MPYDRWHLSRPPAEAEVCKEHGKVPSKDHNVGMRWQARWRDPDGVQETELFKTETAAKKHENAMRAAVDDGSYINPEGGEVRVAEWVKIWLAGLVFDNPRTIERYEQRMRLHVIPTPMGKMRIKDVSATALRDWLTGRRELLEDATLRLVFANLQSALDLAVDDELIRKNPCLNRSVQAVRPKRNSTAAKELALTWMDMEKIRTELPDRYKAIVDVGRGLGMRQGEIFGFGPDDIDWDHEDGPMVHIQRQVAHEKGSKLVFDNPKGGTEDDPRDRWVELSPAVADALLEHMEKWPPITVTLPWRKGDGEPVTARIFFYGREKKPIQANWFNSYVWKPALAAVGLIKALDPEEPGRRWEKSRDKMLHALRHLYASMMLAGGVDIFTLADRLGHNDPAFTLRTYVHRVAGAGAKVRRAVQGMYGRAA; encoded by the coding sequence ATGCCGTACGACCGCTGGCACCTGTCCCGCCCGCCCGCCGAGGCGGAGGTGTGCAAGGAGCACGGCAAGGTCCCTTCGAAGGACCACAACGTCGGGATGCGGTGGCAGGCCCGCTGGCGGGACCCGGACGGCGTCCAGGAGACAGAGCTGTTCAAGACCGAGACCGCGGCCAAAAAGCATGAGAACGCCATGCGTGCCGCGGTGGACGACGGCTCGTACATCAACCCCGAGGGCGGGGAGGTCCGCGTCGCGGAGTGGGTGAAGATCTGGCTGGCCGGCCTAGTCTTCGACAACCCGCGGACCATCGAGCGCTACGAGCAGCGGATGCGGTTGCACGTGATCCCGACCCCGATGGGGAAGATGCGCATCAAGGATGTGTCGGCGACGGCGCTACGGGACTGGCTCACTGGCCGCCGCGAGCTGCTGGAGGACGCGACCCTGCGGCTGGTCTTCGCGAACCTGCAATCCGCGCTTGACCTCGCGGTCGATGACGAGTTGATCCGCAAGAACCCCTGCCTGAACCGGTCGGTGCAGGCGGTGAGGCCGAAGCGGAACAGCACGGCCGCCAAGGAACTTGCGCTGACGTGGATGGACATGGAGAAGATCCGTACCGAACTGCCCGACCGTTACAAGGCGATCGTGGACGTGGGCCGTGGGCTCGGCATGCGCCAGGGCGAGATCTTCGGGTTCGGGCCTGATGACATCGACTGGGACCACGAGGACGGCCCCATGGTCCACATTCAGCGGCAGGTGGCGCACGAGAAGGGTTCGAAGCTCGTGTTCGACAATCCGAAGGGCGGGACCGAGGACGATCCCCGGGACCGGTGGGTGGAGCTGAGTCCGGCCGTGGCAGACGCGCTGTTGGAGCACATGGAGAAGTGGCCCCCGATCACGGTGACGCTGCCGTGGCGGAAGGGCGACGGCGAGCCGGTCACCGCGCGGATCTTCTTCTACGGCCGCGAGAAGAAGCCGATCCAAGCGAACTGGTTCAACTCATACGTGTGGAAGCCCGCCCTGGCCGCGGTCGGCCTGATCAAGGCCCTGGACCCCGAGGAGCCGGGCCGGCGGTGGGAAAAGTCGCGGGACAAGATGCTGCACGCGCTCCGGCACCTGTACGCGTCGATGATGCTGGCGGGCGGAGTCGACATCTTCACCCTCGCTGACCGCCTCGGGCACAACGACCCCGCGTTCACGCTCAGGACGTACGTGCACCGTGTCGCGGGTGCCGGGGCGAAGGTTCGACGCGCCGTGCAGGGTATGTACGGGCGTGCCGCATGA
- a CDS encoding 3'-5' exonuclease, producing MGLPEPVGRQSDVAYLPTSGHQVVLGTAGTGKTVMAMLRARFLSESGATASGKTLLVTYNNALVAYLKHLSGETDRLDIRTYALFARGFLNHHGAMKGQAIISSGKRRELIRSALEAVASTYKPSKFFERDPGWFEDEIVWISGMGLRTWEAYESIDRLGRRTPLNASLREAVWKIAEEYRLRRAAAGHSYDWDDLATSVRDHQAADDGPRMYRHVIIDEGQDLSPEEIRSLAEVVDPAGSVTFFGDYAQQIYGQGMSWRACGLKVTKIEMFKDNYRNSTAIAEFAIALSEMPFFGRTDELVPPVAPRARGSLPTLVACTDRAQEVSVVQSIARQWGQVGTVAVIGRTWADAEEACAGLKAQRIEKSARFAWSDAPGVYYTTYHSAKGLEFDTVVMPFCSEDTVPHPEVVKSLGADDADERESKLLYVGITRAKSDLVITYSGAKTHLLPEGTGLYAEMQP from the coding sequence ATGGGACTTCCGGAGCCGGTGGGGCGGCAGTCGGACGTGGCGTACTTGCCGACGAGCGGCCATCAAGTGGTGCTCGGTACGGCGGGAACCGGCAAGACCGTGATGGCGATGCTACGGGCGCGCTTCCTGTCGGAATCAGGAGCGACGGCATCCGGCAAGACGCTGCTCGTGACCTACAACAACGCACTCGTCGCCTACCTCAAACACCTCTCGGGCGAAACCGACCGGCTCGACATCCGCACCTACGCGCTGTTCGCCCGCGGCTTCCTGAACCACCACGGTGCGATGAAGGGGCAGGCGATCATCTCGAGCGGCAAGCGCCGCGAGCTGATCCGGTCCGCGCTCGAGGCCGTGGCCTCGACGTACAAACCGAGCAAGTTCTTCGAGAGGGATCCCGGGTGGTTCGAGGACGAGATCGTCTGGATCTCCGGGATGGGCCTGCGCACCTGGGAGGCCTACGAGTCCATCGACCGCCTGGGGCGCCGGACCCCTCTCAACGCGTCCCTGCGCGAGGCCGTCTGGAAGATCGCCGAGGAGTACCGGCTGCGGCGCGCCGCGGCCGGCCACTCGTACGACTGGGATGACCTGGCCACCTCCGTCCGGGACCATCAGGCCGCGGACGACGGCCCGCGCATGTACCGGCACGTGATCATCGACGAAGGTCAGGACCTGTCACCGGAGGAGATCCGCTCGCTCGCGGAGGTCGTCGACCCCGCCGGCTCGGTGACCTTCTTCGGCGACTACGCCCAGCAGATCTACGGGCAGGGCATGTCGTGGCGGGCCTGCGGCCTGAAGGTGACCAAGATCGAGATGTTCAAGGACAACTACCGCAACTCGACCGCGATCGCCGAGTTCGCCATCGCCCTGAGCGAGATGCCCTTCTTCGGCAGGACCGACGAGCTCGTACCTCCCGTCGCCCCCCGCGCCAGGGGCTCGTTGCCCACGCTGGTCGCGTGCACCGACCGTGCGCAGGAAGTGTCGGTGGTCCAGTCGATCGCCCGGCAGTGGGGGCAGGTGGGGACGGTGGCCGTGATCGGCCGCACCTGGGCCGATGCGGAGGAGGCCTGCGCGGGGCTGAAGGCCCAACGGATAGAGAAGAGCGCGAGGTTCGCCTGGAGTGACGCGCCGGGGGTGTACTACACCACCTACCACTCCGCCAAGGGCCTCGAGTTCGACACGGTGGTCATGCCCTTCTGCTCCGAGGACACCGTGCCCCACCCGGAGGTGGTCAAGTCCCTGGGCGCGGACGACGCGGACGAGCGGGAGTCGAAGCTCCTGTACGTCGGCATCACCCGCGCCAAGTCGGACCTGGTCATCACCTACAGCGGCGCGAAGACCCACCTCCTGCCCGAAGGCACCGGCCTGTACGCGGAGATGCAGCCGTGA
- a CDS encoding DarT ssDNA thymidine ADP-ribosyltransferase family protein, translating into MTRGGGLTLTEALRRSKATRLAHFTPARSFPHILRDGAIRSSKDLAERAPGQFTPTDRRRFDNQPDKVCCTFQFPNSYYLAQARNKSDHQNYPDWICLFLDAELALREGTLFAPCNAATQSGARLRPGPDALLELFAATSGTWPRGAGHLEGAATNLQAEVLVPGPIELRHVLAVAMPSHEAVANELTRLRVLNVEVPPLTWLVEPVLFDRNELSDRVRKGPPLTESAWVPPQSDGGNR; encoded by the coding sequence GTGACCCGCGGCGGCGGCCTCACGCTCACCGAGGCCCTGCGCCGGAGCAAGGCCACCCGGCTCGCCCACTTCACCCCCGCCCGCAGCTTCCCGCACATCCTGCGCGACGGGGCGATCCGCAGCAGCAAGGACCTCGCCGAGCGGGCACCCGGTCAGTTCACCCCCACCGATCGCCGGCGGTTCGACAACCAGCCCGACAAGGTCTGCTGCACCTTCCAGTTCCCCAACAGCTACTACCTCGCGCAGGCCCGGAACAAGTCCGACCACCAGAACTACCCGGACTGGATCTGCCTGTTCCTGGACGCGGAACTGGCCCTGCGCGAAGGCACTCTGTTCGCGCCCTGCAACGCGGCGACGCAGAGCGGCGCCCGGCTGCGGCCGGGCCCGGACGCCCTGCTGGAACTGTTCGCCGCCACGAGCGGCACCTGGCCGCGCGGAGCCGGCCATCTCGAAGGGGCGGCCACCAACTTGCAGGCGGAGGTCCTCGTACCGGGTCCCATCGAGTTGAGGCACGTACTGGCCGTCGCCATGCCCAGCCATGAGGCGGTGGCCAACGAGCTGACGCGGCTGAGAGTCCTCAACGTGGAAGTACCTCCCTTGACCTGGCTCGTGGAGCCGGTGCTGTTTGATAGGAACGAACTGAGCGACCGCGTGCGCAAGGGACCTCCCCTCACCGAGTCCGCTTGGGTACCGCCGCAGAGTGATGGGGGGAACCGGTGA
- a CDS encoding ADP-ribosylglycohydrolase family protein, whose translation MTAQRPPDLLDRTRGLLFGAAVGDALGWPQEQRSAIVGGQASRSTTPGLGFRPWVRWAGGQYTRYRDPVGAGEYSDDTQLLLATARACLHGDDWLSRLTEVELPAWPLYQRGGGRAVLSACRSWQAGTPPWHGQRAKVGAYFNAGANGVAMRIAPHAVHTLADDSPERLISRVVADGVLTHGHPRALLGAVVYALAARHTLRREGAGEYGDVVLAVAGMAQWRDPALAHAALPEGWSAAFTDATGASFATTWTETAREMDELLATARASLARAGLADDAQTLAALGCFDAKRNGAGTVSAAAACYLAARASVRPSTGLLRAAFLDRADTDTLASMTAALLGALHGTDWIAPLLREVQDEACLARTAAALVEPPRAADAAEKTPEVQRAHWLASLAEKGSTERFVDGRAVAQVRHYGLDSKSQDVTRFVLTLDDGQTLHVDRAVKRGGSPAPVREEPPGAPAPAVTRMVIHVRDLAETRKFYGEVLGLAVQGSGPALYVTPWLALLETSGPLDTPTAGPLQFTVQTSDPARITAMVKQHNVRVTPPGPRDVPGSLRVIDPDGHEVLVWPVEGRPAA comes from the coding sequence GTGACCGCACAGAGGCCGCCAGACCTGTTGGACCGGACCCGCGGCCTGCTGTTCGGGGCGGCCGTCGGCGACGCCTTGGGCTGGCCGCAGGAACAGCGCAGCGCCATCGTCGGAGGGCAGGCCTCGCGCAGCACCACCCCCGGTCTCGGCTTCCGCCCCTGGGTGCGCTGGGCCGGCGGGCAGTACACCCGCTACCGGGACCCGGTCGGCGCGGGCGAGTACAGCGACGACACCCAGCTGCTGCTCGCCACGGCGCGCGCCTGCCTCCACGGAGACGACTGGTTGAGCCGGCTCACCGAGGTCGAGCTCCCCGCGTGGCCGCTCTACCAGCGAGGCGGTGGCCGGGCGGTGCTCAGCGCATGCCGCAGCTGGCAGGCGGGAACCCCGCCCTGGCACGGCCAGCGCGCGAAGGTCGGCGCCTACTTCAACGCCGGGGCGAATGGCGTGGCCATGAGGATCGCGCCCCACGCCGTCCACACTCTGGCCGACGACTCCCCCGAGCGGCTGATCTCGCGCGTGGTCGCCGACGGGGTACTGACCCACGGGCATCCGCGCGCCCTGCTCGGCGCGGTGGTCTATGCCCTGGCAGCCCGGCACACGCTCCGACGGGAGGGCGCCGGCGAGTACGGGGACGTCGTACTCGCCGTGGCCGGCATGGCGCAGTGGCGCGATCCCGCGCTCGCACACGCCGCCCTCCCCGAAGGCTGGTCGGCCGCCTTCACGGACGCGACCGGCGCTTCGTTCGCCACCACGTGGACGGAGACCGCTCGGGAAATGGACGAGCTGCTCGCCACGGCGCGGGCATCGCTGGCACGGGCCGGCCTCGCCGACGACGCGCAGACCCTCGCGGCACTCGGCTGCTTCGACGCGAAGCGCAACGGTGCGGGAACCGTCTCCGCGGCCGCCGCCTGCTACCTGGCGGCGCGTGCCTCCGTACGCCCGTCCACAGGTCTGCTCAGGGCAGCGTTCCTCGACCGCGCCGACACCGACACGCTCGCCTCGATGACCGCCGCGCTGCTCGGCGCGCTGCACGGCACGGACTGGATCGCACCGCTCCTGCGCGAGGTCCAGGACGAGGCCTGCCTCGCGCGGACGGCAGCCGCGCTGGTCGAACCGCCCCGCGCGGCGGACGCGGCCGAGAAGACGCCGGAGGTTCAGCGGGCCCACTGGCTGGCCTCCCTTGCGGAGAAGGGGAGCACGGAGCGGTTCGTCGACGGCCGCGCCGTGGCGCAGGTACGGCACTACGGTCTGGACAGCAAGAGCCAGGACGTCACGCGCTTCGTCCTGACCCTGGACGACGGTCAGACGCTGCACGTGGACCGCGCGGTGAAGCGCGGAGGGTCCCCGGCCCCGGTGCGGGAGGAGCCGCCCGGTGCACCGGCCCCGGCCGTGACCCGCATGGTGATCCACGTGCGCGATCTCGCGGAGACCCGCAAGTTCTACGGCGAGGTGCTCGGGCTTGCGGTGCAAGGAAGCGGGCCCGCCCTCTATGTGACGCCCTGGCTCGCGCTGCTGGAGACGTCCGGCCCGCTGGACACGCCGACGGCGGGTCCGTTGCAGTTCACCGTGCAGACCTCGGACCCGGCACGCATCACAGCCATGGTGAAGCAGCACAACGTGCGGGTCACCCCGCCGGGCCCCCGCGACGTCCCCGGTTCCCTCCGGGTGATCGACCCGGACGGGCACGAGGTCCTGGTGTGGCCGGTGGAAGGGCGTCCCGCGGCATAG
- a CDS encoding ADP-ribosyltransferase: protein MITLRALRRRATVLATALAAALLPPASAAASAPASAPGSLHAAAAAPANSCPRVQNHLFAAADERVEVQRITPSPSWRINCKQLYRSDGRPPSVVFEEGFLPRDTVNGQYDIESYVLVNQPSPYVSTTYNHDLYKSWKSGWNYYIDAPGGVDVNQTIGDTHKYASQVEVAFPGGIARSFIVAVCPVDTVKKVEIMDRCEDNPYYEPWRTNYPS from the coding sequence ATGATCACCCTCCGCGCCCTGCGCCGTCGCGCCACCGTGCTCGCGACCGCCCTCGCCGCCGCCCTGCTGCCCCCGGCCTCCGCCGCCGCGTCGGCCCCCGCCTCCGCCCCCGGATCGCTCCACGCGGCCGCGGCGGCTCCCGCGAACTCCTGCCCCCGGGTCCAGAACCACCTCTTCGCCGCCGCCGACGAACGCGTCGAGGTGCAGCGCATCACTCCCTCCCCGTCCTGGCGGATCAACTGCAAGCAGCTCTACCGCTCGGACGGCCGCCCGCCGTCGGTGGTCTTCGAGGAGGGCTTCCTGCCCAGGGACACCGTGAACGGCCAGTACGACATCGAGAGTTACGTCCTGGTCAACCAGCCCTCCCCGTACGTCTCCACCACGTACAACCACGACCTCTACAAGTCCTGGAAGAGCGGCTGGAACTACTACATCGACGCCCCGGGCGGCGTGGACGTCAACCAGACCATCGGCGACACCCACAAGTACGCCTCCCAGGTCGAGGTGGCCTTCCCGGGCGGCATCGCCCGCTCCTTCATCGTGGCCGTCTGCCCGGTGGACACGGTGAAGAAGGTGGAGATCATGGACCGCTGCGAGGACAACCCGTACTACGAGCCCTGGCGCACCAACTACCCGAGCTGA
- a CDS encoding excalibur calcium-binding domain-containing protein, with protein MGPTLVSPRRPREHPHSLVSVSKSPSISLNREGVGGGTILRGAGARQGPRVGSCAEAVPRRLILGGHLVFVKAVLPGPVEARGAYGDVPLPADHGQWAVCFQTPAAAAPVAGGTSVEISLVAPGIPCPAAAGASLRPPKGSSPVRTPVPSADPGHPKPKQPKSGPTPAPGPKDVSYRNCAEARAAGAAPIRRGQPGYGRYLDRDDDGIACDTWATRSRRGARAAAIFGLMPRQPSPPAVGRPQNRPFGTVLRAGPWHQQREHHGRARASVRRSPGWRAPRCSGRSPT; from the coding sequence ATGGGCCCCACCCTGGTGTCTCCGCGCCGCCCCCGGGAGCATCCTCACTCGTTGGTGAGCGTGTCGAAGTCCCCCTCGATTTCCTTGAATCGGGAGGGAGTTGGTGGTGGAACGATCCTGCGGGGAGCCGGGGCGCGCCAGGGGCCCCGGGTAGGCTCCTGCGCCGAGGCGGTTCCACGCCGCCTGATCTTGGGGGGTCATCTCGTGTTCGTCAAGGCGGTGCTTCCCGGGCCGGTCGAGGCGCGCGGTGCCTACGGCGACGTCCCCCTCCCCGCCGACCACGGCCAGTGGGCGGTCTGCTTCCAGACCCCGGCGGCCGCCGCCCCCGTCGCGGGCGGCACCTCCGTCGAGATCTCGCTCGTCGCACCCGGGATCCCCTGCCCGGCCGCGGCCGGCGCCTCCCTGCGTCCGCCCAAGGGTTCGAGCCCCGTCAGGACCCCGGTCCCCTCCGCGGACCCGGGCCATCCGAAGCCGAAACAGCCGAAGTCCGGCCCCACCCCGGCCCCCGGGCCAAAGGACGTCAGCTACCGCAACTGCGCCGAGGCCAGGGCCGCCGGCGCCGCCCCCATCCGGCGCGGCCAGCCCGGCTACGGCAGGTACCTCGACCGGGACGACGACGGCATCGCCTGCGACACGTGGGCGACAAGGAGCCGGAGAGGGGCCCGCGCTGCGGCGATATTCGGCCTGATGCCCCGGCAGCCCTCGCCCCCGGCGGTCGGTCGCCCCCAGAATCGCCCTTTCGGCACAGTTCTGAGGGCGGGGCCATGGCATCAGCAGCGCGAGCACCACGGACGGGCACGAGCGAGCGTACGGAGATCCCCCGGCTGGAGGGCGCCCCGCTGTTCGGGTCGCTCGCCGACCTGA
- a CDS encoding cytochrome P450 → MASAARAPRTGTSERTEIPRLEGAPLFGSLADLKSDALGTYRRAQRLHGDVVRITAGPPGLRTELHCVFSAEGAQQVLASQAANFRKDNALYQEVREALGNGLLTSQDEDYLRQRRLVQPLFTKRRVDGYADAVATETASTLAAWEAAADGIVDVAEEMMTLALRAVARILFGTDVDATADVVDRSFPVITAYVMRRGYSPVNLPRDWPTPGNKRAAAAMDELYAVCDGIIAERRRSAGDGEDLLSLLAAASSDADGEFDATELREQVLIFLLAGHETTATSLAFSLHLLARHPEIQDRARAEIAGALGDRTPVAADLDRLPYLTQVLKEAMRLYPAAPVLGRRSVAAAEVDGHIIPAGADVIVAPWVTHRHPDYWPDPERFDPDRFTPEAEAARPRYAWLPFGGGPRACIGQHFSMLESVIALAMLLRAYEFEAVDTEVSVVAGITLRITGPARCRIRRTGV, encoded by the coding sequence ATGGCATCAGCAGCGCGAGCACCACGGACGGGCACGAGCGAGCGTACGGAGATCCCCCGGCTGGAGGGCGCCCCGCTGTTCGGGTCGCTCGCCGACCTGAAGTCGGACGCCCTCGGTACGTACCGGCGGGCGCAGCGACTGCACGGCGACGTCGTGCGGATCACGGCCGGTCCGCCGGGGCTGCGCACCGAGCTGCACTGCGTGTTCTCGGCGGAGGGGGCGCAGCAGGTCCTGGCCTCGCAGGCGGCCAACTTCCGCAAGGACAACGCCCTCTACCAAGAGGTCCGCGAAGCCCTCGGCAACGGACTGCTCACCAGTCAGGACGAGGACTACCTGCGCCAGCGGCGGCTGGTGCAGCCGCTGTTCACCAAGCGCCGGGTGGACGGGTACGCGGACGCGGTGGCGACCGAGACCGCTTCCACCCTCGCCGCCTGGGAGGCGGCCGCGGACGGGATCGTCGACGTCGCCGAGGAGATGATGACGCTCGCGCTGCGCGCCGTCGCCCGGATCCTCTTCGGGACGGACGTGGACGCCACCGCCGATGTCGTGGACCGGTCCTTTCCCGTCATCACCGCCTACGTGATGCGCCGCGGCTACTCCCCCGTCAACCTCCCCCGCGACTGGCCCACTCCGGGCAACAAGCGGGCGGCCGCCGCGATGGACGAGCTGTACGCGGTGTGCGACGGGATCATCGCCGAGCGCCGCCGCAGTGCGGGGGACGGCGAGGACCTGCTGTCGCTGCTGGCCGCCGCGAGCAGCGACGCCGACGGGGAGTTCGACGCCACCGAGCTGCGCGAGCAGGTCCTGATCTTCCTGCTCGCGGGGCACGAGACGACCGCCACCTCGCTCGCCTTCTCCCTCCACCTGCTGGCCCGCCATCCCGAGATCCAGGACCGGGCCCGCGCCGAGATCGCCGGGGCCCTGGGGGACCGTACGCCCGTGGCCGCCGACCTCGACCGGCTCCCGTACCTCACCCAGGTGCTCAAGGAGGCCATGCGGCTCTACCCGGCGGCCCCCGTCCTCGGCCGCCGCTCGGTGGCCGCGGCCGAGGTCGACGGGCACATCATCCCGGCCGGCGCCGATGTGATCGTGGCGCCCTGGGTGACCCACCGCCACCCCGACTACTGGCCGGACCCGGAGCGTTTCGACCCCGACCGGTTCACCCCGGAGGCGGAGGCGGCCCGGCCGCGCTACGCCTGGCTGCCCTTCGGCGGCGGTCCGCGCGCCTGCATCGGGCAGCACTTCTCCATGCTGGAGTCGGTGATCGCGCTGGCGATGCTGCTGCGGGCCTACGAGTTCGAGGCGGTGGACACCGAGGTCTCCGTCGTCGCCGGGATCACCCTGCGCATCACAGGCCCGGCGCGCTGCCGGATCCGTCGGACGGGGGTCTGA
- a CDS encoding MFS transporter has product MDPNATPSSTSTGTDGKVQGNEGRHGLALFVLASCQLMVVLDITIVNIALPHIQTALGFSTESLSWVVNAYTLTFGGLLLLGGRAGDILGRRRVFIFGVLLFGLASLLGGFAQNAGQLMGARAFQGVGGAIASPTALALITTTFREGPARNRAFGVFAGVSAGGGAIGLLAGGLLVEWLNWRWVLFVNVPIALLIALVAPRAIRESPRRPGHFDLAGALLSTLGMVALVYGFIRASQDGWRDGLTLGSFAAAVVLLSLFVVNERRSPQPITPLHMFADRNRAGTYAIMLFFACAIFGMFFFLTLFVQNVLGFSPLRAGLAFLPVSAMIAVTAGITSQGLPKFGPKPFMVAGSLFSASGLAWLTQTDIHSTYLGSILGPMLLFAAGMGMQFVSLTLMALSNVPDRESGAASGLLNAMQQVGGSLGLSILVTVFGTASRNEAKDQVGSFLRTATPEQKAFFARTKQYPKPWSDQVLTSGVSAAFVAAAAFTLVTALIALFVIQVRPSDLARLQGNQAPAAGA; this is encoded by the coding sequence GTGGACCCGAACGCTACGCCGAGCAGTACCAGCACCGGGACCGACGGCAAGGTCCAGGGCAACGAAGGCCGTCACGGACTAGCTCTGTTCGTGCTCGCCTCGTGCCAGCTCATGGTCGTTCTCGACATCACCATCGTGAACATCGCGCTGCCGCACATTCAGACCGCACTCGGCTTCTCCACCGAGAGCCTGTCCTGGGTCGTCAACGCCTACACCCTCACCTTCGGCGGGCTGCTGCTGCTCGGCGGACGCGCCGGTGACATCCTCGGCCGGCGGCGCGTCTTCATCTTCGGCGTCCTGCTCTTCGGCCTGGCCTCGCTACTGGGCGGATTCGCCCAGAACGCGGGCCAGTTGATGGGCGCCCGCGCCTTCCAGGGCGTCGGCGGCGCCATCGCCTCCCCGACCGCCCTCGCGCTGATCACCACCACCTTCCGCGAAGGCCCCGCACGCAACCGGGCCTTCGGCGTCTTCGCCGGCGTCTCGGCCGGCGGCGGCGCGATCGGGCTGCTGGCGGGCGGGTTGCTCGTGGAATGGCTCAACTGGCGCTGGGTGCTCTTCGTCAACGTCCCGATCGCGCTGCTGATCGCCCTGGTCGCCCCGAGGGCGATCCGCGAATCCCCCCGCCGGCCCGGCCACTTCGACCTCGCCGGCGCCCTGCTCTCCACCCTCGGCATGGTGGCCCTGGTCTACGGATTCATCCGCGCGTCCCAGGACGGCTGGCGGGACGGGCTGACGCTCGGGTCCTTCGCGGCGGCCGTGGTCCTGCTGAGCCTCTTCGTCGTCAACGAACGGCGCTCGCCCCAGCCCATCACCCCCCTGCACATGTTCGCCGACCGCAATCGGGCCGGCACGTACGCGATCATGCTCTTCTTCGCCTGCGCGATCTTCGGCATGTTCTTCTTCCTGACCCTCTTCGTACAGAACGTGCTCGGCTTCAGCCCGCTGCGGGCCGGGCTCGCCTTCCTGCCGGTCAGCGCGATGATCGCGGTGACCGCGGGCATCACCTCCCAGGGACTGCCGAAGTTCGGGCCCAAGCCCTTCATGGTGGCCGGCTCCCTGTTCTCGGCCTCCGGCCTGGCCTGGCTCACGCAGACCGACATCCACTCGACGTACCTGGGCAGCATCCTCGGACCGATGCTGCTGTTCGCCGCGGGCATGGGCATGCAGTTCGTGTCCCTGACCCTGATGGCCCTCTCGAACGTCCCCGACCGGGAATCGGGCGCGGCCTCCGGACTCCTGAACGCGATGCAGCAGGTGGGCGGTTCGCTCGGCCTGTCCATCCTGGTGACCGTCTTCGGCACGGCCAGCCGCAACGAGGCCAAGGACCAGGTGGGCTCCTTCCTGCGCACCGCCACACCCGAACAGAAGGCTTTCTTCGCCAGGACGAAGCAGTACCCGAAGCCCTGGAGCGATCAGGTCCTCACCTCGGGCGTCAGCGCCGCCTTCGTGGCGGCAGCCGCGTTCACCCTGGTCACGGCGCTGATCGCGCTCTTCGTCATCCAGGTGCGGCCCTCGGACCTGGCCCGCCTCCAGGGCAACCAGGCACCGGCGGCGGGGGCCTGA